The Amphiura filiformis chromosome 13, Afil_fr2py, whole genome shotgun sequence genome segment CAAATACAACTAATCTGCGCAGACACCTCAATATTAATAGCTGTAAATAAACCAAATATCACAGAAGTTGACTACAAATCCTTGCCCTAATCAAACTGAATTTACTTCTCAATAGGATCCGTACCAAAAGGGTCAGAAAGGCATTATTTTTCACACTAGTGATGACACAAACAGAAAACAAAACTATGAGCCCGACTATAAGCAGAGATAGCTTTATTATTGTATATCATGTACATTATTTAAAATAAGTATCAAAATTAATTATTTCTGTAGATGAAGGGATTGCCTATGTACAATGTCAAggaaataaataatattgttaATTTTAAACTAGCaattgtgacccgttctgacaaaaccaggaacaagtcacattttttacatttcatgatttgaataaaaatgtactaAGCACGGGAGAATAGGCTTCAAATGTAtgatatacatagcatcaatactttcaagatatggataattttgtaaatgataccttgatatttttgcctaaCTACTGTTCTGAGAAattggctaattagtttcctgctttacacaagattgaatagggattatcatagttcataTGTCAATTATTGATTAGATAATCCTCTTTTAAACAAGTTTGATTAGATAATCGTTTAAATAAGTACTTTTAAGGTTTTGAAattccactcagtcccaaggtcaaataccatgaaattaaaaaatttggttttgtttatgggaatgtcatctttaaaggcctataactcaaaaacatgcctggcgtcttgttccgggttttgttggagctggtcacaattgtattgaaaattattatacttagttctctgggttaataggatgaacagtGTCTTTCCCCAGATgcagagtaggccagtgcacaaaaacgttgaaaaaaaaaccccagtgCATCAGCCGGATTCGAACCGACGGCCTTCGTAATACTaacacgacgctctaaccaactgagctaaagaggcaTGCGGGgaggcacgttggagaagagcggaagatataaatctataggtatttgGTTCAAACGATGTTCCtcgcattcctagcggaaggcatcaCAACTACATATAACAAATACACGAATACACAAAAGTATGACTTAtttctattttgtttatttcatttaccatTTACACATTTACCTTATTTACACATGTGGCCTTTTGAGTTCCTTTTTAACACGACAAGTTTTTGATGCTACTTGCACTGATGCATTTCTGTTGTGTGAGTTTTGAGGTGTTTCTTATGAGAAGTATTGTGTGAAAAGCATCTTTGACAaatctcacactgatatggtttttctttggtgtgagttctcatGTGGCTTATAAGAGCACTGTTCTGTGTAAACGAGTTTTGACAAATCTCACAATGGAAGGGcttttcttttgtgtgagttctaaTGTGGCGTTTACGACCACTATTGtctgtaaagcatttctgacaatattcacactgatagggtttctctttggtgtgaattctgatgtggctTTTAAGAGTGCCCTTGTATgcaaatgttttctgacaatactGGCATTGaaagggtttttctttggtgtgaatcgtGATATGGACTATAAGAGCAGTTTTCAGGGCAAAAGTTTCTTGACAGATCTCACACTGGAAGGGATTTTCGTTGGTGTGAAATCTGGTGTGGCGTACGAGATTACTTTTCCATGCAAAGGTTTTCCCACAAATCTCACATTGAAAGGGATGTTCTttcgtgtgagttctgatgtgttctttACAAGTGCTGCTGTGTGCAAAGCATTTCTCACAATACTTACACTGGTAGGGTTTTTCCTTTGTGTGAGTTCTTGTATGTTTTGTAAGACTGCCCTGCTGTGCAAAAGTTTTCTGACAAATCAAACACTGAAATGGCTTTTCAtttgtatgagttctgatgtggtttATAAGGGTACATTTCCGAGCAAATGTATTTTGACAAATCTCACACTGAAAGTGCCTTTcgtttgtgtgagttctgatgtgtaggCGAGGCATTCCTTCGAggaaagcatttctgacaatattcacactgaaagggtttctcttttgtgtgcaTTCTGATGTGGTTTTTAAGGTCATAGCTACGTatgaagcatttctgacaatattcacacatATAGttcttttctttggtgtgaattctaatGTGAGTTCTAAGAAGAGTTTTATTTACAAAAGTTTTATGACAAATATCACACTGAAAAGGtttttcttttgtgtgagttctgatgtgagcTTTAAGAGCACTACTGGTTGAAAagtatttctgacaatattcacactgatatggtttttctttggtgtgagttctgatgtggcaaTTAAAACTGCTCTGGAAGgcaaatgttttctgacaatactcgcactgatagggtttttctttggtgtgagttctgatgtggttgATAAGAGTACTTTTCCGAGCAAATGTTTTTTGACAAATATCACACTGGAAGCGcttttcttttgtgtgagttctgatgtgagcTTTAAGAGTAGTACTGGTTGAAAagtatttctgacaatattcacactgatatggtttctctttggtgtgaattctgatgtggctTTTAAGATTGGTCTGCTGTGTGAAAGTTTTTTGACAATACTCGCATTGaaagggtttttctttggtgtaaaTCTCTGAATGATTGCCATCTTTTCCTTCACATTCTTGACAGTGCATACTTTCCCCTCTGGCATTAAGCCTGTCATACTTCATCCGATGTCTAGCAACATGCCGCTTAAATCCATCAAAGGAGTGAAAGTATATTCCACAATATGAGCAAGTGAGTGGTATAAACATTATTGGCAGCTTCCTTTGAATTCTGGATAAAGAGTTAATGGAGTTGATCATTCCTCTCATCAGATGATTACTTACAAGGTAGCTTCAGTGCATTAGCTTTGAGTAGATGATCCTCTGCAAATGTTTGATGATTGTACTTGATATTACCAGTCCTTTAGATATTACAAATGTATAGCTTGGCATTTCCCTGGTCATTATTCCAAAATCTGGAGGAGAATAATAAGCAGAGACTAATAAATTAGTCTCGTCTGATTCACTACGATATGTGGTGGACCCGGGGTGGTGGACATACATATTTGCTGGATTTGGGCAACTCATGTAAAGTGTATGTGGTTTACAATGCATGTATATAATTAGAGCTTGATTTAATTGGTTTCTGCTGAACCGAGAAAATTTTCAAACAACTGACTTAGTGCATGAAAATGTGATCAACTCGGCGGGTGATGGGAAACATGGAATCAACTTGGGTGATACAAGTGGAGAAAAGGGTTCCAACTGGGTGCTCCTGCCCTTTCTTGTCCTCCACTCCTTTACACTGTATGCAGACACCTAGGCCTAATGCTTACACCATGTTTGCAGATTCCGTGGTTGGACAAAGACTAGTGTACTCTTACTAGTAGATCCTTTTTCATCCCATTTATCATGCACTGATCCAAAGCTATAAACCTGTAAGTCTTCAACATTGATGGCTCACTCCGAAAGCCGCTGCCACCCCTGAAAACCACGCCACCTGAGAAAAGGGTCTACTGTATTAGGATAATACAATGAACTGGATAATACAGGATATAACATGTGTGATGCTACCTCATTAATAATAAATGCAGCAATGAGTGTTATGTTATCAGGCCCAGTTGGATCACATGGGTTGCATGTGCATAATGCATTATTCATAAGAAATgataaacatgtatatttgtgttgttggactagcggtgtgtcggacaagtagcgtgtcggactagcggcgtgtcagactgagcggtgcaccccacTACGTTCGGGTGCTTGACCAGGCATATCAACAGATCAACCCGCCAAATATTACTTGCCCCCTTGTTCTGCTAAAAAGTGCTCCCCACCTCcttgtcaacttgtaaaatagcgaagaaaatagacaacatatatgtgatgcgatcaagcaaaatcagtcagaactcggaaatattaaattttcagtttcttctagaatagtaaaaagcatttgtaAATCTGCATTTTGTagtaaaccccattgaaattgattaaccagttccaaagatatgagcaattcaagagtttccaaaacaagacttaaacaaaaggaaatattgcctttgtttggctctatctcaaaatcaatatttccgagttccgactgattttgcttgatcgcatcacatatgcagaAATCCGAATAGCATTAATAATGATACTaagtaaacatctaaaaaaaaaaaactaaccagtaacccccttaaataatgggcagccattattcaaaaaggggctattgtatttacaaatctgtaaaatgagttggaagcagaattaatttctgcgcatttttgacacctcatttgatatcaTATGACAGGCCACAAAACAATAAAAGACCGGttaatttaaggggtactacacctcgataaatttgtgtctattttttttttttttttaaaaactaataacacagtggtaacaaaagttatgtatattatagaggcaaggaatcaattactacactggaatttcagtgacccaagacaagcggttcgttatttatgataagaaataaggtaccgctaggatgtacctcatttcctatcatatatgctgaaccgcttgtcttgagttactgaaatttcagtgtagtaattggatcccttgccccaataatatacataacttttgttaccagtgtgttattatttttgagaaaatgcaaaatagtcacaatttaccacaggtgtagtacccccttaatgtagtgagaggtccagatttgaaagttccacttacatacaaatttttacaatacaaaaacactcagatatcattacacagatttctttccatttacactgaatacaaaatcaaaacaatttactgcaacttaactttcaaatcttgggttacattgatttaaatgtacaccgcacagtgtaatttacccattaccaacttcaaagtaatacGCCATATTGCCTTAACTCCAAAGCTGCAGCATCCATATTTagccaacagtcaaatatgttgtaaaatcactcatgaactgtcatgttcatttatttttcagattcaaattattgttaaattattcaaatgctta includes the following:
- the LOC140167403 gene encoding uncharacterized protein; this translates as MPRLHIRTHTNERHFQCEICQNTFARKCTLINHIRTHTNEKPFQCLICQKTFAQQGSLTKHTRTHTKEKPYQCKYCEKCFAHSSTCKEHIRTHTKEHPFQCEICGKTFAWKSNLVRHTRFHTNENPFQCEICQETFALKTALIVHITIHTKEKPFQCQYCQKTFAYKGTLKSHIRIHTKEKPYQCEYCQKCFTDNSGRKRHIRTHTKEKPFHCEICQNSFTQNSALISHMRTHTKEKPYQCEICQRCFSHNTSHKKHLKTHTTEMHQCK